A genomic region of Oscillatoria sp. FACHB-1406 contains the following coding sequences:
- a CDS encoding YdcF family protein, which produces MFLLLTRLLLWLLVGYLIYFVLIAWLTDRWRAIIGTILIWFTLTVGFYDPSFVGMSYLWEILAFFLKPLGLAIILVYVGLQKLLDDKAKALGRKLIISGLLVLLVTSNPFLSYKAAQRTEYEWTRLNDIRREIAPTVRKNASAIVLIGHGTTDSAVLTGNPRYNPSELNNFSNGSRIELGESGDRILYTAALYRQQRRNAFAPLVIVAAAPRENLTSKEIPVEAEKIASLLERLGVSSSDIILETEGKNLHEIALNVKEILSDLNIPNRPIMVVNSAMHMRRTATAFMAVKLNVISRPTDFHTAQPPQSPDRRIGVTDFIPTADALALMSKVVEEYLGLIYYFLRGWGEPIVI; this is translated from the coding sequence ATGTTTTTACTTCTGACACGGCTGCTATTATGGCTGCTGGTTGGCTACCTCATCTATTTCGTTCTCATCGCTTGGCTGACCGATCGGTGGCGGGCGATTATCGGCACGATCTTAATTTGGTTTACCCTGACCGTTGGCTTCTACGATCCCAGCTTTGTCGGGATGTCCTATTTGTGGGAAATACTTGCCTTTTTCCTCAAACCCCTCGGTCTGGCGATTATCTTAGTGTACGTCGGGCTGCAAAAGCTCTTGGACGATAAGGCCAAAGCCTTGGGACGCAAACTGATTATCAGCGGTTTGCTGGTACTGCTCGTGACGAGCAATCCTTTTTTGAGCTACAAAGCCGCCCAGCGAACCGAGTACGAGTGGACGCGCCTTAATGACATTCGTCGCGAGATTGCCCCGACGGTGAGGAAAAATGCTTCTGCGATTGTCTTAATCGGTCACGGGACAACCGATAGTGCCGTGTTAACCGGCAATCCCCGTTACAATCCCTCAGAACTGAACAATTTTAGTAACGGTTCTCGGATCGAATTGGGTGAATCTGGCGATCGCATCCTCTATACCGCCGCCCTCTATCGACAACAACGTCGCAACGCTTTTGCGCCTTTAGTAATCGTTGCCGCTGCCCCCCGAGAAAACTTAACCAGTAAAGAAATTCCCGTAGAAGCTGAAAAGATTGCCTCTCTGCTCGAACGTCTGGGCGTATCGAGCAGCGATATTATCCTGGAAACCGAAGGGAAAAATCTTCACGAGATTGCTCTCAATGTTAAAGAAATTTTGAGCGATCTCAATATCCCCAATCGACCGATTATGGTCGTAAACTCCGCCATGCACATGAGGCGCACGGCAACAGCGTTTATGGCGGTTAAATTAAATGTAATCTCTCGTCCGACCGACTTTCATACCGCCCAGCCTCCCCAATCGCCCGATCGCCGCATCGGAGTGACTGACTTTATTCCCACAGCCGATGCTCTCGCTTTGATGAGTAAAGTGGTAGAAGAATATTTGGGGCTAATTTATTACTTCCTACGCGGTTGGGGCGAACCCATTGTTATTTAA
- the pap gene encoding polyphosphate:AMP phosphotransferase, giving the protein MLESLDLERTLDKETYAAQIEELMLQLRSLQLTCREKKLPVIVVLEGWAAAGKGALVKKMVNYMDPRGFVVQSIVAPTLQEAAYPFLWRFWQKLPSQGAIAIFYHSWYTHVLEDRLFKRLLPPEAPQAMTQINAFERQLADDDTAIAKFFIHLSRKELKKRLKKMGEDELTAWRVRPEDWQQAKRYKEYSTLVEDMLMQTSTGVAPWTLVEGNCSRWTRVKVLSQLVATLTEALERQAVRIPPPNLPPQSELLPTEPNLLAEVDLSVALDKETYKQKLRAAQIDLLALQRAIYQERIPVVLLFEGWDAAGKGGAIKRLTDSLDPRSYKVNTYAAPTSQEKAHHYLWRFWRDLPPDGIIGIFDRSWYGRVLVERVEGFATDIEWRRAFQEINEFEAQLRTAGYVLVKFWLHISQDEQLQRFEARKNNPLKAYKLTEEDWRNRERYPLYNVAVNQAIARTSTPIAPWTIVPGNDKNYARVFVIETAISAIKAQLKQNSK; this is encoded by the coding sequence ATGTTGGAATCTCTGGATTTGGAACGCACTCTCGATAAAGAGACTTACGCCGCACAAATTGAAGAATTGATGTTGCAGTTGCGTTCGCTGCAATTAACCTGTCGGGAGAAAAAACTACCGGTTATTGTCGTCCTCGAAGGGTGGGCCGCCGCCGGAAAGGGCGCATTGGTCAAAAAAATGGTCAACTATATGGATCCGCGCGGTTTTGTCGTCCAATCCATCGTTGCCCCCACCCTACAAGAAGCAGCTTATCCATTTCTGTGGCGCTTTTGGCAAAAACTGCCCTCCCAAGGCGCGATCGCGATTTTTTATCATAGTTGGTACACCCACGTCCTCGAAGACCGACTTTTCAAGCGCTTGCTGCCCCCCGAAGCCCCCCAAGCAATGACCCAAATCAATGCCTTCGAGCGCCAGCTAGCTGATGATGACACAGCTATTGCTAAATTTTTTATTCATCTGTCTCGCAAAGAACTCAAAAAACGCCTCAAAAAAATGGGCGAGGATGAGCTTACGGCGTGGCGCGTTCGTCCTGAAGATTGGCAGCAAGCAAAACGTTACAAAGAATACAGCACTCTCGTTGAAGATATGCTAATGCAAACCAGTACCGGCGTTGCCCCTTGGACGCTAGTTGAAGGGAATTGCTCGCGCTGGACTCGGGTAAAAGTCCTATCCCAACTGGTCGCTACTTTAACCGAAGCCCTCGAACGGCAGGCCGTTCGCATTCCGCCGCCGAATTTGCCGCCGCAAAGCGAACTGTTGCCCACCGAACCCAATCTCTTAGCCGAAGTCGATCTCAGTGTCGCCCTCGACAAAGAGACTTACAAGCAAAAATTGCGAGCGGCGCAAATCGATTTACTCGCCCTCCAGCGCGCCATTTATCAAGAACGAATTCCCGTCGTGCTGCTGTTTGAAGGCTGGGATGCAGCCGGGAAGGGCGGTGCGATTAAACGCCTCACCGACAGTCTCGACCCGCGCAGCTATAAAGTGAATACCTACGCCGCCCCCACCAGCCAAGAAAAAGCCCATCACTATCTTTGGCGATTCTGGCGCGATCTCCCGCCCGATGGCATTATCGGGATTTTCGATCGCAGTTGGTACGGGCGCGTCTTAGTCGAGCGCGTCGAAGGGTTCGCAACCGATATCGAGTGGCGGCGCGCGTTTCAAGAAATTAACGAATTTGAGGCGCAGTTGCGAACCGCTGGCTACGTGCTAGTGAAGTTCTGGCTGCACATCTCTCAAGACGAGCAACTGCAACGCTTTGAAGCCCGGAAAAACAATCCGCTTAAAGCTTATAAACTGACCGAAGAGGATTGGCGCAACCGCGAACGCTATCCCCTCTACAACGTTGCTGTCAATCAGGCGATCGCGCGCACCAGTACGCCTATTGCCCCGTGGACGATTGTCCCCGGAAATGACAAGAATTATGCTCGCGTTTTTGTCATCGAAACTGCGATCTCCGCCATTAAAGCCCAATTAAAACAAAACTCTAAATAA
- a CDS encoding GDP-L-fucose synthase, giving the protein MLDLSAKRIVVTGGAGFLGKQVVEQLVRSGADAEKITVPRSRDFDLTTLEACQKVAANCDIIIHLAAHVGGIGLNREKPAELFYDNLMMGTQLIHSAYQAGVEKFVCVGTICAYPKFTPVPFKEDDLWNGYPEETNAPYGVAKKALLVQLQAYRQQYGFDGIYLLPVNLYGPEDNFNPDSSHVIPALIRKVYEAQQRGDKQLPAWGDGSPTREFLYSTDAARGIVMATQAYESSEPVNLGTNAEISIRNLVETICELMGFEGEIVWQTDKPNGQPRRCLDTTRAKEAFGFVAETDFRQGLKNTIEWYRQHAD; this is encoded by the coding sequence ATGCTAGATTTGAGCGCAAAGCGGATCGTCGTTACGGGCGGCGCTGGATTTTTGGGCAAACAGGTCGTCGAACAACTCGTGCGGTCTGGGGCAGATGCTGAGAAAATAACCGTACCGCGATCGCGCGATTTCGACTTAACAACTTTAGAAGCCTGTCAAAAAGTTGCCGCTAACTGCGATATCATTATTCACCTCGCTGCCCATGTCGGCGGTATTGGGTTAAACCGAGAAAAACCTGCCGAACTTTTTTACGACAACTTAATGATGGGGACGCAACTGATTCACTCCGCTTACCAAGCGGGCGTGGAGAAGTTTGTCTGCGTCGGTACGATTTGCGCTTACCCCAAATTTACTCCCGTTCCCTTTAAGGAGGACGACCTTTGGAATGGCTATCCGGAGGAAACTAACGCCCCCTACGGTGTTGCGAAAAAAGCTCTGTTGGTACAATTACAAGCTTATCGCCAGCAGTACGGGTTTGATGGCATCTACCTACTACCCGTCAACCTCTACGGTCCGGAAGATAATTTTAACCCCGACAGTTCCCACGTCATTCCTGCCCTAATTCGCAAAGTTTATGAAGCCCAGCAACGCGGAGACAAGCAATTACCCGCTTGGGGCGATGGCAGTCCGACGCGCGAGTTTCTTTATTCAACCGATGCGGCGCGCGGGATTGTCATGGCGACGCAAGCTTATGAGAGTTCCGAACCCGTGAACCTGGGAACCAATGCCGAAATTTCTATCCGCAATTTGGTAGAAACGATTTGCGAATTGATGGGATTTGAAGGCGAAATTGTTTGGCAAACCGACAAACCCAACGGTCAGCCGCGTCGCTGTTTGGATACAACGCGGGCCAAGGAAGCGTTTGGATTTGTTGCCGAGACGGATTTTCGGCAGGGTTTGAAAAACACAATTGAATGGTATCGCCAGCACGCCGATTGA
- a CDS encoding MotA/TolQ/ExbB proton channel family protein: protein MSIRLFSLGGFVLIPLFLFSAIAIALIVERLYFWWRIQKYQIPVIREFLLLYPENPLAAIASLEKNENLPMARIFLAALELKEPTPEDLRLALESAAQAEILLFKRFNTIFETIIAVAPLLGLLGTILGLIEAFANLKLGDVGGTNPSQVSFGISDALITTAVGLIVAIFTLLFANYFRGLYRQQLSLIQRYGGQFELFYRHFYHNKNKNL from the coding sequence ATGTCGATTCGATTATTCTCCCTCGGCGGGTTCGTTCTGATCCCTTTATTTTTGTTTTCCGCGATCGCGATCGCGTTGATTGTCGAGCGCTTATACTTTTGGTGGCGCATTCAAAAGTATCAAATCCCCGTTATCCGAGAGTTTCTGCTGCTTTACCCGGAAAACCCGCTAGCAGCTATTGCGAGTTTGGAGAAAAACGAAAACTTGCCGATGGCGCGCATTTTTTTAGCGGCTTTGGAACTGAAGGAACCAACGCCAGAAGATTTGCGATTGGCGTTAGAAAGTGCAGCGCAAGCTGAAATTTTGCTTTTTAAACGCTTTAATACGATTTTTGAAACCATTATTGCGGTTGCGCCTCTCTTAGGACTGTTGGGAACGATTTTAGGATTAATTGAGGCGTTTGCAAATTTGAAGTTAGGGGATGTGGGGGGAACCAATCCATCGCAAGTTAGTTTTGGAATTAGCGATGCGCTCATTACCACAGCAGTGGGTTTAATTGTTGCAATCTTTACGCTTTTATTTGCGAATTATTTTCGAGGTTTGTATCGTCAACAGCTATCGTTAATCCAAAGATATGGCGGTCAATTTGAACTGTTTTATCGCCACTTTTACCACAATAAAAATAAGAATTTATAA
- a CDS encoding glycosyltransferase produces MKTALVHEWLTPKATGGSELVVRAILEIVEADLYALIDFESSNPDSYLFERKIGTTFLQHLPRSRSGVQKYLPLLPLAIEQFDLREYDIILSSSHAVAKGVLTRPQQLHICYCHTPMRYAWDLTFDYLNSSRMGQGLPGWATRYLLHRLRQWDVISANRVDYFIANSRYTARRIWRCYRREATPIYPPVDVERFRFQPQKEDFYLTVCRLVSYKQVALIVRAFNQLQRPLIIIGSGPELDRIRKIAQPNIQLLGAQPNRVVEDYMARAKAFVYAAIEDFGIALVEAQASGTPVIAYGVGGATETVLDFRDYPKTGTGLLFPEQTPASLIAAVQEFENSSSALHSENCRQQALKFAPNVFSEQYLAFLDRADREFKP; encoded by the coding sequence ATGAAAACGGCGTTGGTACACGAATGGTTGACACCGAAAGCGACGGGAGGTTCCGAACTCGTCGTGCGCGCGATTTTAGAGATCGTAGAAGCGGATCTTTATGCTCTGATTGATTTTGAATCGAGCAATCCCGATAGCTATCTTTTCGAGCGCAAAATCGGCACGACCTTTTTACAGCATCTCCCGCGATCGCGCTCTGGCGTACAAAAGTATTTACCTTTATTACCGCTCGCGATCGAGCAATTCGATCTGCGCGAGTACGACATCATCCTCTCCTCCTCCCACGCCGTCGCCAAAGGCGTATTAACCCGCCCCCAGCAGTTACACATCTGCTACTGCCACACCCCGATGCGCTACGCTTGGGACTTAACCTTCGATTACCTCAACAGCAGTCGGATGGGACAAGGACTCCCCGGTTGGGCGACGCGCTACCTCCTGCATCGCCTGCGCCAATGGGATGTCATCTCCGCCAATCGCGTCGATTACTTCATCGCCAACTCCCGCTATACCGCCCGCCGGATTTGGCGCTGCTATCGACGAGAAGCAACCCCCATTTATCCCCCGGTGGATGTCGAGCGCTTTCGCTTTCAACCGCAAAAAGAAGACTTCTACCTTACTGTTTGCCGCTTAGTGAGTTACAAACAAGTCGCCCTCATCGTCCGCGCCTTCAACCAACTCCAGCGCCCCCTGATTATTATCGGTTCCGGACCCGAACTCGATCGCATTCGCAAAATTGCCCAACCCAACATTCAACTCCTCGGCGCGCAGCCCAACCGCGTCGTCGAAGACTATATGGCGCGCGCCAAAGCCTTTGTTTACGCCGCTATCGAAGACTTTGGCATTGCCCTCGTCGAAGCCCAAGCCAGCGGCACGCCCGTCATTGCCTACGGAGTCGGCGGCGCAACCGAAACCGTCCTCGACTTTCGAGATTATCCTAAGACGGGAACCGGCTTGCTCTTTCCCGAGCAAACCCCCGCCAGTCTAATCGCCGCCGTGCAAGAGTTTGAGAACTCCAGTTCCGCCCTTCACTCAGAAAATTGTCGCCAGCAAGCGCTGAAATTCGCACCAAATGTATTTAGCGAGCAGTATTTAGCGTTTCTCGATCGCGCCGATCGGGAATTTAAGCCCTAA
- a CDS encoding carbohydrate kinase translates to MSELRVLCLGEILFDRLADQPGREIEEVESWTDYPGGAPANVACGLVKLGTPTAFIGCIGEDPVGTELFSVLESAGVETMGVQRHPTAPTRKVYVVRSENGDRAFAGFGDLPADAFADAYLQADALPENLFQVADFLVLGTLELAYPETRKAVFRALEFADRHNVKIVVDFNWRPMFWRDESEARSHIHDLWPYVDFLKMTDEEAQKVFGTEDAGAIVRRLNSVEGVLITAGGDKPVSYCISETEGRVDPFAANVSDTTGAGDAFLAAFLHQLCQRGIACLQNPDMAREIVTYACAAGALTTERPGAIAAQPTAGEVEAFLERHPN, encoded by the coding sequence ATGAGTGAACTGCGCGTACTCTGCCTTGGAGAAATATTATTCGATCGCCTTGCCGACCAACCCGGGCGAGAAATCGAAGAAGTGGAATCGTGGACGGATTACCCCGGTGGCGCGCCTGCTAACGTCGCTTGCGGGCTGGTGAAATTAGGAACGCCCACCGCTTTTATCGGTTGCATTGGTGAAGATCCGGTCGGAACGGAACTTTTTTCGGTGTTGGAGTCGGCGGGCGTGGAGACAATGGGAGTTCAACGCCATCCCACCGCACCGACGCGAAAAGTGTACGTGGTGAGATCGGAAAATGGCGATCGCGCTTTTGCTGGTTTCGGCGATCTGCCCGCTGATGCTTTTGCTGATGCTTATTTACAAGCCGATGCGCTGCCGGAAAATCTGTTTCAAGTGGCGGATTTTTTGGTACTGGGGACGTTAGAACTCGCTTACCCAGAAACGCGGAAGGCAGTCTTTCGCGCTCTGGAATTTGCAGATCGGCATAACGTTAAAATCGTCGTTGATTTTAACTGGCGACCGATGTTTTGGAGGGATGAAAGTGAAGCGAGATCGCACATCCACGATTTGTGGCCTTATGTGGATTTCCTGAAAATGACGGATGAAGAAGCCCAAAAAGTTTTTGGGACGGAAGATGCGGGCGCGATCGTGCGTCGATTAAACTCCGTTGAAGGCGTTCTCATCACTGCGGGCGGCGATAAGCCCGTGAGTTATTGCATCAGTGAAACCGAAGGTCGCGTCGATCCCTTCGCAGCGAATGTCAGCGATACCACTGGGGCGGGCGATGCCTTTTTAGCTGCTTTCCTCCATCAACTGTGCCAGCGCGGGATCGCTTGCTTGCAAAATCCAGACATGGCTCGCGAAATCGTTACTTATGCTTGTGCGGCGGGGGCTTTAACGACAGAGAGACCGGGCGCGATCGCCGCTCAGCCTACAGCGGGCGAAGTGGAAGCCTTTCTCGAACGCCATCCGAATTAG
- the gmd gene encoding GDP-mannose 4,6-dehydratase, giving the protein MSQPKRALITGITGQDGSYLSELLLEKGYEVHGIIRRTSTFNTDRIDHIYEDPHSPEAKLFLHYGDLTDGTTLGRLLEAVQPAEIYNLGAQSHVRVSFDSPEYTVDAVGLGTLRLLEALRDYQQRTGNEMRFYQAGSSEMFGKVQEIPQKETTPFYPRSPYACAKVYAHWQTVNYRESYDLFACNGILFNHESPRRGETFVTRKITRALARIVAGHQKKLYLGNLDSKRDWGYAKDYVRAMWLMLQQDVADDYVVATGETYSIKEFLDIAFGHVNLDWNDYVEFDARYLRPAEVDILIGDPTKAKEKLGWEPSVTFEGLTKLMVDADLAALGLSSPNGSASENVLKDNAYIRQNVGSAVD; this is encoded by the coding sequence ATGAGCCAACCCAAGCGAGCCTTAATCACTGGCATCACCGGTCAAGATGGTTCTTATTTAAGTGAGTTGTTGCTAGAGAAAGGCTATGAAGTTCACGGCATTATCCGCCGGACTTCTACCTTTAATACCGACCGCATCGATCATATTTATGAGGATCCGCACAGCCCGGAGGCAAAGTTATTTCTTCATTACGGAGACTTAACTGATGGAACAACCTTGGGCAGACTTTTAGAAGCCGTCCAGCCCGCAGAAATTTATAATTTAGGCGCTCAATCCCACGTTCGCGTCAGTTTTGATTCTCCCGAATACACTGTCGATGCTGTCGGTCTTGGCACTTTGCGCCTTCTCGAAGCCCTTCGCGACTACCAGCAGCGCACGGGCAATGAAATGCGCTTTTATCAAGCGGGTTCTTCGGAGATGTTCGGGAAAGTCCAAGAAATTCCCCAAAAAGAAACAACTCCTTTCTATCCCCGCAGTCCTTACGCCTGCGCCAAAGTTTACGCTCACTGGCAAACTGTAAACTATCGCGAATCTTACGACTTGTTTGCCTGCAATGGCATCCTGTTCAATCACGAGTCGCCGCGTCGGGGCGAAACTTTCGTGACCCGCAAGATTACGCGCGCTTTAGCTCGGATTGTGGCAGGGCATCAGAAAAAGCTCTATCTCGGCAATTTGGATTCTAAGCGCGATTGGGGCTATGCCAAAGATTACGTGCGAGCAATGTGGCTGATGCTTCAGCAAGATGTTGCTGATGATTACGTCGTCGCGACGGGAGAAACGTATTCGATTAAAGAGTTTCTCGATATTGCCTTCGGTCATGTCAATTTGGATTGGAACGATTACGTCGAATTTGATGCGCGCTATCTGCGACCGGCAGAAGTCGATATCTTGATTGGCGACCCGACCAAGGCCAAAGAAAAGTTGGGCTGGGAACCGTCGGTAACGTTTGAGGGGCTGACAAAGTTAATGGTCGATGCAGATTTGGCAGCCCTCGGGTTGTCGTCTCCGAATGGTTCGGCTTCGGAAAATGTGTTGAAGGATAATGCTTATATCCGGCAAAATGTCGGCAGTGCTGTAGATTGA
- a CDS encoding sugar transferase: MTAHSQLVSVKILRGSKERRIFAAEARRKSQESLLLETLNGNFAKRLFDVLFSLTVLIVFSPLYLLLATAIAINSPGPVFYIQKRVGKNFKPFGCIKFRTMVSNADEMLAEMLANSPELRQEFDADYKLRQDPRVTAIGKFLRYTSLDEFPQFWNVLMGDMSVIGPRPLVPDELTKYGHHIDKVLTIRPGITGLWQVSGRNDIPYHRRVQMDIYYVNSRNLWLDLLIAIKTIGIIVFPRDRGAY; the protein is encoded by the coding sequence ATGACTGCTCATAGCCAACTTGTCTCCGTTAAAATCTTGCGCGGCTCGAAAGAAAGACGTATTTTCGCAGCCGAAGCAAGGCGGAAGTCGCAAGAGTCATTACTCTTGGAGACTCTAAACGGAAATTTCGCCAAACGGTTATTTGATGTTCTATTTTCGCTAACCGTTTTGATTGTTTTTTCTCCCCTTTACTTATTGCTGGCAACTGCGATTGCTATCAATTCCCCCGGGCCGGTGTTTTACATCCAGAAACGGGTGGGGAAAAATTTTAAACCCTTCGGCTGTATCAAATTTAGGACAATGGTGAGCAACGCCGACGAGATGCTCGCCGAGATGCTCGCTAACTCCCCCGAATTACGCCAGGAATTTGATGCTGACTATAAGTTGCGTCAAGATCCCCGCGTTACCGCGATCGGAAAATTCCTCAGATATACCAGTCTCGATGAATTTCCCCAATTTTGGAACGTTTTGATGGGAGATATGAGCGTTATCGGTCCGAGACCGCTCGTTCCCGACGAACTCACCAAATACGGACATCATATCGATAAAGTCTTGACCATACGCCCCGGTATTACGGGTCTGTGGCAAGTCTCCGGACGCAACGATATTCCCTACCACCGCCGGGTGCAAATGGATATCTATTATGTCAATTCTCGCAACTTGTGGCTGGATTTACTCATTGCCATTAAAACGATTGGCATCATCGTGTTTCCGCGCGATCGCGGAGCCTATTAA
- the cobA gene encoding uroporphyrinogen-III C-methyltransferase, whose product MIAAKGVGKVYLVGAGPGDPGLLTVKAKVLLECADVVVYDALVSPEIINLISPHAEQINAGKRRGRHSLPQEETTQLLIEQAQTHAVIVRLKGGDPFVFGRGGEEMEDLIAAGVPVEVVPGITSGIAAPAYAGIPLTHRNYSSSVTFVTGHEAAGKYRPQVNWSAIAQGSETTVIYMGVHNLGYIIEQFIAAGRSPETPIALIRWGTRPDQEQLIGTLETIVEQVEATGFEAPAIVTIGEVVNLHSVLAIK is encoded by the coding sequence ATGATAGCGGCAAAGGGTGTAGGTAAAGTCTATTTAGTTGGGGCGGGGCCGGGAGATCCGGGCTTGCTAACCGTGAAGGCAAAGGTATTATTAGAATGCGCCGATGTTGTCGTCTACGATGCCCTCGTCAGCCCGGAAATTATTAACTTAATTAGCCCGCACGCCGAGCAAATTAATGCGGGCAAACGTCGCGGCCGTCATTCGTTACCCCAAGAAGAGACGACGCAATTGTTAATCGAACAAGCGCAAACTCATGCGGTTATCGTTCGTTTGAAAGGCGGGGATCCCTTTGTGTTCGGGCGCGGCGGCGAGGAAATGGAAGATTTGATCGCGGCGGGCGTTCCAGTGGAAGTCGTACCGGGGATTACGTCGGGGATCGCCGCCCCCGCTTATGCCGGGATTCCTCTGACTCATCGCAACTATAGTTCTTCGGTCACGTTTGTAACGGGACACGAAGCGGCGGGGAAATATCGCCCGCAGGTGAATTGGTCCGCGATCGCGCAAGGTTCGGAAACGACGGTGATTTATATGGGCGTTCACAACCTCGGTTATATTATCGAACAGTTTATCGCCGCCGGACGCAGCCCCGAAACGCCGATCGCGCTGATTCGCTGGGGAACGCGCCCAGATCAAGAGCAGTTAATTGGGACGCTAGAGACGATTGTAGAGCAGGTCGAGGCGACGGGGTTTGAAGCGCCCGCGATCGTTACGATTGGGGAAGTTGTCAATTTGCATTCGGTTTTAGCGATTAAATAG